In Pseudomonas fakonensis, one DNA window encodes the following:
- the gapS6a gene encoding GapS6a family protein, with the protein MDFITTGLIASSVYDILKAGLKVTSGELTKRLTRWLKEDVITQALVSEINTLGINDDMSEKAISERLKQSKNISDILDKINSSPAITQSKFNDITQNHSGNGDNIAGNIITINHK; encoded by the coding sequence ATGGACTTCATCACAACGGGCCTCATCGCCAGCAGCGTATACGACATACTCAAAGCAGGGCTAAAAGTCACAAGTGGCGAGTTGACTAAGCGCTTAACCCGGTGGTTAAAAGAGGACGTGATTACCCAAGCGCTTGTATCCGAAATCAACACCCTTGGCATCAACGACGACATGAGTGAAAAGGCAATTTCTGAACGCCTTAAGCAATCAAAAAATATTAGCGACATCCTCGATAAAATAAATAGCTCTCCAGCAATCACTCAATCAAAATTCAACGATATAACGCAAAATCACAGCGGCAACGGAGACAACATCGCCGGCAAC
- a CDS encoding BatD family protein has protein sequence MSRFGVFVLGLLWSLAALAEPTLQASVDRNRLEAGETLELTLESQDVTQFGKPDLSALEGDFEVRGTRQLNSLHSLDGETRASTRWIITLLPRRSGSLRIPELQLGRAQSQAIDLQVQQADSQRPDIAAQVFIEATLDSNEVYVQGQAVLTLRIYHSVALYDDSSLSPLQLDNAKVDPLGESRTYEKDINGVRHGVIETRYAIYPQQSGSLEVPPLSFTATAADNGEQPAGTPRVGRQVQVSSRPLQITVKPIPASYPKDRPWLPARSLTLEEHWNPDPASQPTQIGDSLTRNVTLRAEGLSSTQLPPLPATEAVGLRRYPDQPLLRNEISERGMVANREEREALVPTHSGELALPALEVTWWNTLEDHLEQSSLPARTLEVQDNPALSADTPVGDNSTSQRPLWPWQLATLLFALTTVLGFALWWRARSQPAVLRTAQSGPSPRTLLDDLKRASQANDPQATRQALDAWARQQPETLAEMAARFVPLSDALDGLNGALYSESGQYWHGDELWRAIGAIPPAEQLLAPTGESGNLPPLYPK, from the coding sequence ATGAGTCGCTTCGGCGTCTTTGTACTTGGCCTGCTGTGGAGCCTTGCGGCCCTGGCCGAGCCGACCCTGCAAGCCAGCGTCGACCGCAACCGCCTGGAGGCAGGTGAAACCCTCGAGCTGACCCTCGAAAGCCAGGACGTGACCCAGTTCGGCAAGCCCGACCTGAGCGCGCTGGAGGGCGACTTCGAGGTGCGCGGCACGCGCCAGCTCAACAGCCTGCACAGCCTCGACGGCGAAACCCGCGCCAGCACCCGCTGGATCATCACCCTGCTGCCGCGGCGCAGCGGCAGCCTGCGCATTCCCGAGCTGCAACTGGGCCGCGCGCAGAGCCAGGCCATCGATTTGCAGGTGCAGCAGGCCGACAGCCAACGCCCGGACATCGCCGCCCAGGTGTTCATCGAAGCCACCCTCGACAGCAACGAGGTCTACGTCCAGGGCCAGGCCGTGCTGACCCTGCGCATCTACCATTCAGTGGCGCTGTACGACGACAGCAGCCTCAGCCCGCTGCAGCTGGACAACGCCAAGGTCGACCCGCTGGGCGAGTCGCGCACCTACGAAAAAGACATCAACGGCGTGCGCCACGGGGTGATCGAGACCCGCTACGCCATCTACCCGCAACAAAGCGGCAGCCTTGAGGTGCCACCGCTGAGCTTCACCGCCACTGCCGCCGACAACGGCGAGCAGCCCGCCGGCACGCCACGGGTCGGGCGCCAGGTGCAGGTCAGCTCGCGACCGCTGCAGATCACGGTCAAGCCGATCCCGGCCAGCTACCCGAAAGACCGCCCCTGGCTGCCAGCGCGCAGCCTGACCCTGGAAGAGCACTGGAACCCCGACCCGGCCAGCCAACCCACCCAGATCGGCGACTCGCTGACCCGCAACGTCACCCTGCGCGCCGAAGGGCTGTCCAGCACCCAGCTGCCGCCGCTGCCGGCCACCGAGGCCGTCGGCCTGCGTCGCTACCCCGACCAGCCGCTGCTGCGCAACGAGATCAGCGAACGCGGCATGGTCGCCAACCGCGAGGAGCGCGAGGCGCTGGTGCCGACCCACAGTGGCGAGCTGGCCCTGCCGGCCCTGGAGGTCACCTGGTGGAACACCCTCGAGGACCACCTGGAGCAGAGCAGCCTGCCGGCACGCACCCTCGAGGTGCAGGACAACCCGGCCCTGAGCGCCGACACGCCGGTGGGCGACAACAGCACCAGCCAGCGCCCGCTATGGCCCTGGCAGCTGGCGACGCTGCTGTTCGCCCTGACCACCGTGCTCGGCTTCGCCCTGTGGTGGCGCGCCCGCTCGCAACCAGCGGTGCTGCGCACCGCGCAGAGCGGCCCGAGCCCACGCACGCTGCTGGACGACCTCAAGCGCGCCAGCCAGGCCAACGACCCCCAGGCCACCCGCCAGGCGCTGGACGCCTGGGCGCGCCAGCAACCAGAAACCCTCGCCGAGATGGCCGCCCGCTTCGTGCCGTTGTCGGATGCCCTGGATGGCTTGAACGGGGCGTTGTACAGCGAGAGCGGCCAGTACTGGCATGGCGATGAGCTGTGGCGGGCGATCGGGGCGATTCCGCCGGCCGAGCAGCTGTTGGCGCCAACCGGGGAATCGGGCAACCTGCCGCCGTTGTATCCCAAGTGA